The Verrucomicrobium spinosum DSM 4136 = JCM 18804 genome includes a region encoding these proteins:
- the gcvH gene encoding glycine cleavage system protein GcvH: MSLVPDQLLYRESHEWVDTATGLVGITDHAQHELTDVVYVELPKVGAVVKAGDHIAVVESVKAASDIYSPVSGEIVEANEALSGDPSLLNTDPYDKGWICKIKVADPAETGALMDAASYRQHIA, encoded by the coding sequence ATGAGCCTTGTTCCAGACCAGTTGCTATACCGTGAATCGCACGAATGGGTTGATACAGCCACCGGATTGGTAGGCATCACCGACCACGCCCAGCACGAACTGACCGATGTGGTCTATGTGGAGTTGCCCAAGGTGGGCGCAGTGGTGAAGGCCGGTGACCACATCGCGGTGGTGGAGTCCGTCAAGGCCGCGAGCGACATCTACTCGCCCGTGAGCGGGGAGATCGTGGAGGCCAATGAGGCCCTTAGCGGGGATCCTTCGCTGCTGAACACCGATCCCTACGACAAGGGCTGGATCTGCAAGATCAAGGTGGCAGATCCCGCCGAGACCGGCGCCCTCATGGACGCCGCGTCCTATCGTCAGCACATCGCGTAA